The sequence CACCGCGTCCAGCGGCGAGTACACGATGCGCACGTCGCCGCCCTCGCCCTTCACGCGAAACAGGTCGCGCGAGCTTCCCGGCACGCGCAGCATGTCGCCAAAGGAGCAAAAGATAACGTTGTGCAGCGATGCAATGGCCAGAGCGCGGTCAATCATCTCCAGCGGCGTCACGCACACCGGGCATCCCGGCCCGTGCACCATCTCCAGCTCTTTGGGCAGCAGCTGGTCAATTCCGTTGCGGATAATGGAGTGGGTTTGCCCGCCGCATACTTCCATGATCTTCCACGGGCGGGTCACCGTTTGCTGGATTTCCGCGGAAAGCTTGCGCGCCAGCTCGCCGTTGCGAAATTCGGTCAGGTACTTCATACCGGCCTCTCTTTACTTCTCCGGTGACGTCTTGCAGCTAGGGCATTCCGGCGCTTCCGCAGCGGCGGCGCGTTTCAGGATTTTTTCTTCACTGCCGAATTCGTCGTCCAGCACGCCCAGGTCGCGAAATGTCTGCAGCGTCTTCTGCGCTGACTCTTCGTCAATCCGGGAGATGGCAAAACCCACGTGGACAATCGTGTAGTCGCCCACCACCACTTCCGGGACGTAGGCCAGGCAGACGTTTTTCACGATCCCGCCGAAGTTGACCTTACCCATGCGGGTGCCGCCGTCTTCCCAAACCTGCTCAACTCTTCCCGGAACTGCCAGACACATAGTCGGCGGCCTCCCTGGCCGCAATTCTCCGGAGTTAGTCTCCGCCCGCGCGTGCAGCGCCTAAAGCCGCGCCGGCAACGGCTCTGCTTCGCTGGGCGTGCTGAGATGCAAGAAACTCAAACCACGTTTCCATGCCGGCGCCGGTTTTGGCGGAGGTCTCAAAGATTCTGATGTTGGGCCGGATCTCCTGGATGTTGTTCCAAGCGGCCGTTCGGTCGAATTCGCAGGCCTCGGCCAGGTCTATCTTGGTGATCACCGCGGTGTCCGCGGAGTTGAACATGGTGGGATACTTGAGCGGCTTGTCCTCGCCTTCCGTCACGGAGAGCAAAACGGCGCGAACGGCTTCGCCGAGATCGTAGCTGGAAGGACACACCAGATTGCCGACGTTTTCGATGAAGAGATAATCCAGCTCATCCAGATGCCAGCCTTCCAGGTGCTTGCCGATCATCTCGGCCTCTAGATGGCACAGGCCGTGGGTGTTGATCTGGCGGACGGGAGCGCCGCTGGCTGCCAGGCGGCGAGCATCGTTGTCAGTCTCCAGGTCGCCGACCAGGGCGGCCACGCGCACGCCGCGCTGCCGCAGCTCGCGCAGTGTGCGCTCCAGAAAACTGGTCTTGCCTGATCCCGGACTGGAAACCAGGTTCACCACCAGAACGCCGGCAGATTGGAATCGCGTACGCAGTTCGGCGGCAAGCTGGTCGTTCTTCTTGAGGACCCCTTTGCGCAGCTCGACGATTCGCGTGGTCACTGGTCTTCCTCTACTTCCTCTTGCTCCGCTTCCTCTTCTTCAACTTCCATGGATTCAATCTCCAGCTCGCGTCCGCGACGGATATCCATGCTGGGCGTGCCGCAACTCGGGCACCTGAAGCTTTGTACACCAGGAAGGTCGGATTCAATGTGACAGGCATCACAGTGAATCACAATGGGGATGTGAAGTACCTCCAGCCGCGAGCCTTCCAGCAGCGTGCCCTGGGTGGCGATGCCGTAACTGAATTGCAGCGCATCTTCCACCACGCCGCTCAAGGCCCCCACCTGCAGCTTCACGCTGTACACGCGGGAAATGGGCCGGCCGGCCAGGGTTTCCGTCACGGCGGTGACAATTCCGCAGACGATGGAGAGTTCATGCATTGGTGTTCACTCTCAACTATTTTGCGCTTACGTGCTTGAGTATAGTCCCGCCGGGCAGACGCGGCGCCGGCCTGGCGCTCGTATAATTGCGCTCAAGATGGCGGTCTACGAGCGCTGGCGGCTGAAGATTACCGGCATTGTGCAGGGAGTCGGTTTCCGTCCGTTCGTTTATTCGCTGGCCACGCGCCATGCCCTCACCGGATTCGTTCTCAATAACTCCAGCGGCGTCACCATTGAGATTGAAGGGCCGCAAGCCGAGCTGGAAGCCTTTGCGCACGAGCTCAAGATTAACCCGCCGCCTCTGGCCGTGATTGAGACTTTTGCGGTGGAGCCGGTGAGTCCCAGTGGATCGCAGCGTTTTGAGATTCACTTAAGTGAAGCGGTCTCCGGGGAGAGCACGCCGATCTCCCCCGACATCGCTACTTGCGACGCATGCTCGCGCGAACTCGCCGACCCCGCCGACCGTCGTTATCGCTATCCTTTTCTCAACTGCACGGACTGCGGGCCGCGCTTCACCATCATCCGCGACATTCCTTACGACCGCCCTTTCACCACTATGGCCGGCTTCAAGATGTGCCCGGCCTGCGACCGGGAATATCATGACCCGCTCAATCGCCGTTTCCACGCCCAGCCCAATGCGTGTCCGCAGTGCGGACCCAGCTTGAGCTTTCATCCCGGCGGGCGAACCGGCGAAGCGGCGCTCGTCCAGGCTAAACGCGCTTTGGCCGAAGGCCAGATCATTGCCGTAAAAGGAATCGGCGGCTTTCATCTGGCCTGCAATGCAACCAGTGATTCCGCGCTGGCCGAGCTGCGGCGCCGCAAAGGTCGAGTGGACAAACCGTTTGCCTTGATGGCGCGCGACCTGGAACTGGTGAAGCGCTACGCTCTGGTGAACGAAGAGGAAGCCCGCTTGCTGCTGTCACGCCAGCGGCCCGTGGTGCTGTTGCGTACTCTCGATCCGAACTTGCCCTCGCCTCTGGTTGCTCCGGGCAACAAGCATCTTGGTTTCTTTTTGCCTTATTCACCGCTGCACCAGTTGCTGCTTGACGACAAGCCGCTAGTGATGACTTCCGGCAACCGTTCCGATGAACCCATCGCCCGCGACAATGATGAAGCTCTGGAACGACTTGGCCCGTTGGCCGATGGCTTTCTCCTGCACAACCGTGACATCCACGTGGTGTGCGATGACTCCGTGGTCCGGGTGTTTGAAGGACATGAGTTGCCGATCCGGCGCTCGCGCGGATACGCGCCCATGCCTATCAATTTGAAAACGCCTGGCCCATCTCTGTTGGCTACTGGCGGCGAACTGAAAGCCACCTTGTGTCTCACCAGAGGCGATCACGCCTACGTGAGCCAGCATATTGGCGATATGGAAAACCTGGAAACGCTGGGCGCGTTTGAACGGGCCTTTGATCATCTGCGCGCGCTGTTTCGCGTTGCACCGGAGCGCATCGCGTGCGACATGCATCCTGGATATTTGTCCACGCGCTGGGCGCGGGAATTTTCCACCGCCAAGAAACTGCCGCTGGTCCAGGTCCAGCACCATCACGCGCATATTGCGTCGTTGATGGCGGAGCATAGTCTGGATGGCTCGGAGCCGGTGATCGGCGTCAGCTTTGACGGCACCGGCTACGGCACGGACGGCGCCATCTGGGGCGGCGAGCTGCTGTTGGCCGATTACCGATCGTTCCGCCGGCTGGGCCATCTCAAGTACATTCCTCTGCCCGGCGGCGATGCCTCCGTGAAACGGCCGTACCGCATGGCGCTGGCGCATCTCACCGCCGCAGGAATTCAATGGCCCCGGGATTTGCCGTGCGCGCTTGCGGTGCCGCCTGAGGAAAGAAAAATTCTTGATCGCCAACTCGCCACCGGCTTCAACTGCGTGGACACCAGCAGCATGGGCAGATTGTTTGACGCCGCAGCATCTATCCTGGGCATTCGCCACACCGTTACTTATGAAGCCCAGGGAGCCATGGAACTGGAAGCCATTGCCGATGCGGCATGCCGCGACAGCTACGAGTTTGCCGTCAGCGCCGGCGAAGAGATCATCTTTGATCCGGCGCCGGTGTGGCGGGAGATGATTG comes from Terriglobia bacterium and encodes:
- the hypB gene encoding hydrogenase nickel incorporation protein HypB codes for the protein MTTRIVELRKGVLKKNDQLAAELRTRFQSAGVLVVNLVSSPGSGKTSFLERTLRELRQRGVRVAALVGDLETDNDARRLAASGAPVRQINTHGLCHLEAEMIGKHLEGWHLDELDYLFIENVGNLVCPSSYDLGEAVRAVLLSVTEGEDKPLKYPTMFNSADTAVITKIDLAEACEFDRTAAWNNIQEIRPNIRIFETSAKTGAGMETWFEFLASQHAQRSRAVAGAALGAARAGGD
- a CDS encoding HypC/HybG/HupF family hydrogenase formation chaperone — its product is MCLAVPGRVEQVWEDGGTRMGKVNFGGIVKNVCLAYVPEVVVGDYTIVHVGFAISRIDEESAQKTLQTFRDLGVLDDEFGSEEKILKRAAAAEAPECPSCKTSPEK
- the hypA gene encoding hydrogenase maturation nickel metallochaperone HypA, whose amino-acid sequence is MHELSIVCGIVTAVTETLAGRPISRVYSVKLQVGALSGVVEDALQFSYGIATQGTLLEGSRLEVLHIPIVIHCDACHIESDLPGVQSFRCPSCGTPSMDIRRGRELEIESMEVEEEEAEQEEVEEDQ
- the hypF gene encoding carbamoyltransferase HypF; its protein translation is MAVYERWRLKITGIVQGVGFRPFVYSLATRHALTGFVLNNSSGVTIEIEGPQAELEAFAHELKINPPPLAVIETFAVEPVSPSGSQRFEIHLSEAVSGESTPISPDIATCDACSRELADPADRRYRYPFLNCTDCGPRFTIIRDIPYDRPFTTMAGFKMCPACDREYHDPLNRRFHAQPNACPQCGPSLSFHPGGRTGEAALVQAKRALAEGQIIAVKGIGGFHLACNATSDSALAELRRRKGRVDKPFALMARDLELVKRYALVNEEEARLLLSRQRPVVLLRTLDPNLPSPLVAPGNKHLGFFLPYSPLHQLLLDDKPLVMTSGNRSDEPIARDNDEALERLGPLADGFLLHNRDIHVVCDDSVVRVFEGHELPIRRSRGYAPMPINLKTPGPSLLATGGELKATLCLTRGDHAYVSQHIGDMENLETLGAFERAFDHLRALFRVAPERIACDMHPGYLSTRWAREFSTAKKLPLVQVQHHHAHIASLMAEHSLDGSEPVIGVSFDGTGYGTDGAIWGGELLLADYRSFRRLGHLKYIPLPGGDASVKRPYRMALAHLTAAGIQWPRDLPCALAVPPEERKILDRQLATGFNCVDTSSMGRLFDAAASILGIRHTVTYEAQGAMELEAIADAACRDSYEFAVSAGEEIIFDPAPVWREMIADWQRGMTLPIISTRFHRGVAALIVAACRIARERTGIAQVALSGGVFQNVLLLAWAKSALQEDGFQVLTHRLVPPNDGGLALGQAAIGREGA